Proteins from a single region of Polyangiaceae bacterium:
- a CDS encoding aminotransferase class V-fold PLP-dependent enzyme has translation MGVLYLNNAATSFPKPPDVLDAVAHALRELPQEPGRGSTEEDPLQACRDVLARLFGVAEPARVALLPSATHALNTALSGLLRPGDHVVTTMLEHNSVLRPLAHLATRGVLVTQVSPDDNGVVGEDAILAALTPVTRAVAISHASNVTGAIQPIEAIARALAGRAALVVDAAQSAGCVPIAFDALPGRCFVAFAGHKGLYGPTGTGGLLLADDALEQSFVGGTGSLSESELHPGELPLRHEAGTPNLPGIAGLRAGAEFVARETVAKLGAHRHRLVVQLRAELARLGKVRLSPLAKDDGRAGVVSFTVDGWPAADVGYMLRESFEIEVRTGLHCAPLAHSWLGTAPDGTVRVSVSAFNQERDVGALVEAIEALSATDAR, from the coding sequence ATGGGCGTGCTGTATCTGAACAACGCTGCCACCTCTTTCCCGAAGCCGCCGGACGTGCTCGATGCCGTCGCCCACGCCCTGCGTGAGTTGCCCCAGGAGCCAGGGCGCGGCAGCACTGAAGAAGACCCGCTTCAAGCCTGTCGCGACGTGCTCGCTCGCCTGTTTGGTGTAGCGGAGCCGGCGCGCGTCGCACTGCTCCCTTCCGCGACCCATGCGCTCAACACCGCCCTGTCGGGACTGCTCCGCCCAGGTGACCACGTCGTGACCACGATGCTGGAGCACAACTCCGTGCTTCGGCCGTTGGCGCACCTCGCCACGCGCGGCGTTCTGGTGACCCAGGTGAGCCCCGACGACAACGGTGTGGTTGGGGAGGACGCGATTCTGGCAGCGTTGACCCCGGTTACGCGTGCGGTGGCGATCTCACACGCCTCCAACGTCACGGGAGCGATTCAACCGATCGAAGCGATCGCCAGGGCCTTGGCGGGGCGCGCCGCACTCGTGGTGGATGCTGCCCAATCTGCCGGCTGCGTGCCGATTGCCTTCGATGCCTTGCCAGGACGCTGTTTCGTCGCCTTTGCTGGACACAAGGGCCTGTACGGTCCAACCGGAACTGGCGGGCTGCTACTCGCCGACGACGCGTTGGAGCAATCCTTCGTCGGGGGCACCGGCAGCCTGAGCGAAAGCGAGCTTCATCCTGGGGAGCTTCCGCTTCGCCACGAAGCGGGAACGCCGAACCTGCCCGGCATCGCGGGCCTGCGGGCCGGCGCGGAGTTCGTCGCGCGCGAAACCGTGGCAAAACTCGGCGCGCACCGCCATCGCCTCGTCGTTCAGCTACGGGCCGAGCTGGCGCGCCTTGGCAAGGTACGCCTTTCGCCGCTCGCGAAGGACGACGGCCGCGCCGGTGTCGTCTCCTTCACGGTAGACGGATGGCCCGCCGCCGACGTGGGCTACATGCTTCGCGAGTCGTTCGAGATCGAGGTTCGGACCGGGCTGCACTGCGCACCCCTCGCGCACTCGTGGCTGGGAACGGCGCCCGACGGGACGGTGCGCGTCAGCGTGAGTGCCTTCAACCAAGAGCGAGACGTCGGCGCCCTAGTCGAAGCGATCGAGGCGCTGAGTGCGACGGATGCGCGCTAG
- a CDS encoding histidine kinase, whose amino-acid sequence MNVVTATWRALWTPKRGVALALLFVALVSAEWVATQSGAAMATDASLFAAFCLAAPAAYRVLVSHAERLSLGHGLYVLWCAALVLGWALLVHRGLGLRWTYVIDPSSLGILWVLFLVGGWGLARDIELEAGYAAERRRAERMEESAERASLLALRAHLDPHFLFNTLNAIAEWCREDPAVAEAATLRLASMLRTMLGGIRSPSWPLETEIGLARSVLELYAIRDAERYRHRFELPDPLPDVSVPPMLLLPLVENAVTHGPGAGHSGEISVRLVVEEEPELRLALEIDNPGRFAGRRAGGEGIAMVERRLALAYGKRATLRFDGDESRTKTQVALPARMLAEGA is encoded by the coding sequence GTGAACGTCGTGACCGCCACTTGGCGCGCGCTGTGGACGCCGAAGCGTGGGGTGGCCCTGGCGCTGCTCTTCGTGGCGCTGGTGTCGGCGGAGTGGGTCGCGACGCAGTCGGGCGCAGCGATGGCGACGGACGCCAGCCTGTTCGCGGCGTTTTGTCTGGCAGCGCCGGCGGCGTATCGCGTGCTGGTTTCACACGCCGAGCGGTTGTCCCTGGGACATGGACTCTACGTGCTTTGGTGTGCGGCGCTGGTGTTGGGTTGGGCGCTGCTGGTGCATCGTGGCCTCGGGTTGCGCTGGACCTACGTCATCGATCCGTCGTCCCTCGGGATCTTGTGGGTGCTGTTCCTCGTGGGCGGTTGGGGCTTGGCGCGGGATATCGAGCTGGAAGCTGGCTACGCTGCGGAGCGCCGGCGCGCCGAGCGCATGGAGGAAAGTGCGGAGCGCGCGTCGCTCTTGGCGTTGCGGGCGCACCTCGACCCCCACTTCTTGTTCAACACCTTGAACGCGATTGCCGAGTGGTGTCGCGAAGATCCCGCGGTGGCCGAGGCTGCGACGCTGCGGCTTGCGTCCATGCTTCGCACGATGCTCGGCGGCATTCGCAGCCCTAGTTGGCCGCTGGAAACGGAGATCGGCCTCGCGCGCAGCGTGCTCGAGCTGTATGCCATTCGTGATGCGGAGCGCTATCGTCATCGCTTCGAGCTTCCTGACCCGCTGCCGGACGTTTCGGTCCCACCGATGCTGCTGTTGCCCTTGGTCGAGAACGCCGTGACGCACGGACCCGGCGCTGGGCACAGTGGCGAGATCTCGGTGCGGCTCGTCGTCGAGGAAGAGCCCGAGTTGCGGTTGGCGCTCGAGATCGACAATCCAGGACGATTCGCGGGGCGCCGCGCCGGTGGCGAGGGCATCGCGATGGTGGAGCGGCGCTTGGCGTTGGCGTACGGAAAACGAGCGACGCTGCGTTTCGATGGCGACGAGTCACGTACCAAGACGCAGGTGGCGCTGCCGGCTAGGATGCTAGCGGAGGGCGCGTGA
- a CDS encoding LytTR family DNA-binding domain-containing protein, which translates to MKLRALFADDEAMARQRMRRLLRDIADVEVVAECASGEEALAELEQQDVDVAFLDIQMAGASGLDVSDAAAELGVEVVFTTAHPEHAVAAFERGAVDYLLKPLEAERLAAAVARVSERLSRAPAAQNENLDRLALEVRGELRVVDTQEISHALHDGQLVTVWVGGESILTELSLNELERKLPSGNFERVHRRALVNLRCVERLKPLPSGGYLAGLRDGHEVPVSRQAARALRKRLGIG; encoded by the coding sequence GTGAAGCTCAGGGCGCTGTTTGCGGATGATGAAGCGATGGCGCGCCAGCGCATGCGGCGCCTTCTTCGCGATATCGCCGACGTGGAAGTCGTTGCCGAGTGCGCGAGTGGAGAAGAGGCGCTCGCCGAGCTCGAGCAGCAAGACGTGGACGTGGCCTTTCTCGACATTCAGATGGCCGGCGCGTCGGGGTTGGACGTGTCCGACGCCGCAGCGGAACTCGGCGTTGAAGTCGTGTTCACCACTGCGCATCCCGAGCACGCCGTGGCGGCGTTCGAACGCGGCGCGGTCGACTACTTGTTGAAGCCCCTCGAGGCCGAGCGTCTCGCGGCGGCAGTGGCGCGCGTGAGTGAGCGGCTGTCGCGCGCGCCAGCAGCACAGAACGAGAACCTCGACCGGCTCGCCCTCGAAGTGCGAGGCGAGCTTCGCGTGGTGGACACGCAGGAGATCTCTCACGCGCTGCACGATGGTCAATTGGTGACCGTGTGGGTGGGCGGCGAGAGCATTCTCACGGAGCTTTCGCTGAACGAACTCGAACGCAAGCTGCCCAGCGGTAACTTCGAACGGGTGCATCGCCGCGCACTGGTCAACTTGCGCTGCGTCGAGCGGCTCAAGCCGCTACCGAGCGGGGGCTACCTCGCGGGCCTGCGCGATGGACACGAAGTGCCCGTATCACGGCAAGCCGCGCGCGCTCTGCGCAAGCGGCTTGGAATTGGTTGA
- a CDS encoding glycine--tRNA ligase yields the protein MPAQAMEQIVSLCKRRGFIFPGSAIYGGLQGTYDYGPLGAELKNNLKRAWWSANVWERDDMEGLDCSILMNKLVWRYSGHEETFSDPMVDCRNCKMRWRADQISGKCPGCGSADLTDPRPFNLMFKTQVGPVADDESFAYLRPETAQGIFVNFKHVLDSTNRKLPFGIAQMGKAFRNEITPRNFIFRVREFEQMEIEYFVMPGEDEEWHRRWVEDRINWWLSVGLSLENLEPYHQKPDELAHYAKATVDLLYRFPHGLEELEGIANRTDFDLGSHSKSQDELGLFAKANPNAHSTEKLTYFDVANKKHVVPFVIEPSAGVDRGVLAVLSEAYAEEQVKPPPADRLKPVEDALAAFLKSADKNQNLSAEQKEAIAKEGERIHGDIAQNLPSVAALLGLSGASSIEVGKKLRGQAERVVDEFYRTVLHLKPHMAPIKVAVLPLKKNAPEIVATAKRIRGDLLRAGGMRTVYDDTAAIGKLYRRQDEIGTPFCITVDFDTLGEGKDPALKDTVTVRDRDTMGQERVPIGELRTYLAERMR from the coding sequence GTGCCCGCTCAGGCAATGGAACAGATCGTATCGCTCTGCAAACGCCGTGGGTTCATCTTCCCCGGCTCAGCCATCTACGGTGGACTGCAAGGTACCTACGACTACGGCCCGCTGGGCGCCGAGCTCAAGAACAACCTGAAGCGCGCATGGTGGAGCGCCAACGTTTGGGAGCGCGACGACATGGAGGGGCTCGACTGCTCCATCCTGATGAACAAGCTCGTCTGGCGCTACTCGGGTCACGAAGAGACGTTCTCGGATCCGATGGTCGACTGCCGCAATTGCAAGATGCGTTGGCGCGCGGATCAGATCTCCGGCAAGTGCCCCGGCTGTGGCTCGGCAGATCTGACGGACCCGCGTCCCTTCAACCTGATGTTCAAGACGCAGGTGGGGCCCGTGGCCGACGACGAGTCCTTCGCCTACCTGCGGCCGGAAACCGCCCAGGGCATCTTCGTCAACTTCAAGCACGTGCTGGACTCCACCAATCGCAAGTTGCCCTTCGGCATCGCGCAGATGGGCAAGGCATTCCGTAACGAGATCACTCCGCGCAACTTCATCTTCCGCGTACGCGAGTTCGAGCAGATGGAGATCGAGTACTTCGTCATGCCCGGTGAAGACGAGGAGTGGCATCGCCGCTGGGTCGAGGACCGCATCAATTGGTGGCTATCCGTCGGGCTTTCGCTGGAGAACCTCGAGCCCTACCACCAGAAGCCGGACGAGCTCGCCCACTACGCCAAGGCCACGGTGGACTTGCTCTACCGCTTTCCCCACGGGCTCGAGGAGCTCGAGGGCATCGCCAATCGCACGGATTTCGACCTCGGCTCCCACAGCAAGTCCCAGGACGAGCTCGGTCTATTCGCCAAGGCCAACCCCAACGCTCACAGCACGGAGAAGCTCACCTACTTCGACGTCGCCAACAAGAAGCACGTGGTGCCCTTCGTGATCGAGCCCTCCGCAGGCGTGGACCGCGGCGTGCTAGCGGTCTTGAGCGAGGCTTACGCCGAGGAGCAGGTCAAGCCTCCTCCCGCAGATCGGCTCAAGCCCGTGGAGGACGCGCTGGCGGCGTTTCTCAAGTCAGCCGACAAGAACCAAAACCTTTCGGCCGAGCAGAAGGAAGCAATCGCCAAGGAAGGCGAGCGCATTCACGGCGACATTGCCCAAAACCTTCCCTCGGTGGCCGCGCTGCTGGGGCTTTCCGGCGCGAGCTCGATCGAGGTCGGCAAGAAGCTGCGCGGCCAGGCAGAACGCGTGGTGGACGAGTTCTATCGCACGGTGCTGCACTTGAAGCCACACATGGCGCCGATCAAAGTCGCGGTGCTGCCGCTGAAGAAGAACGCACCGGAGATCGTCGCCACGGCCAAGCGCATCCGCGGGGATCTGCTGCGCGCCGGCGGAATGCGCACCGTGTACGACGACACGGCCGCCATCGGAAAGCTGTATCGGCGTCAGGACGAGATCGGCACGCCCTTCTGCATCACCGTGGACTTCGACACCCTGGGCGAAGGCAAAGACCCCGCGCTCAAAGACACCGTCACCGTCCGCGATCGCGACACCATGGGTCAGGAACGCGTCCCCATCGGCGAGCTGCGCACCTACCTCGCCGAGCGTATGCGCTAG
- a CDS encoding phosphate/phosphite/phosphonate ABC transporter substrate-binding protein has product MDSPSSRGSLALGVVTTDDQRRQALKAACEILSLRTHAIVYPQVARSYLELARALEARSIDLAWTPPLIAADLVTRKLIEVAAVSRRNTSAQYRSVIFARTDSGIHRAADLQGKHMAWVDASSASGYVVPYAWLAANGPPPAKLFSQQSFAKTHRAAVHAVLSGTADAGATFAVFAAGSRQGVKAGWAELAPGSGDDLTLVANCGSVPADCISVASRLSPAQRQLVAETFVGLEASDAAVFRAALGAEGYELPPRDYERRLDRLRFEAESVMLLTRG; this is encoded by the coding sequence GTGGACAGCCCTTCTAGCCGTGGCAGCTTGGCCCTCGGCGTCGTCACTACCGACGACCAGCGGCGCCAAGCTTTGAAAGCCGCGTGCGAGATCCTAAGCCTGCGCACACACGCGATCGTGTACCCACAGGTCGCTCGGTCTTACCTGGAGCTGGCACGAGCGTTGGAAGCCCGTTCCATAGACCTTGCCTGGACTCCGCCTCTCATCGCCGCAGACCTCGTGACGCGCAAGTTGATCGAGGTGGCCGCCGTCTCGCGAAGAAACACCTCGGCGCAATACCGCTCCGTGATTTTCGCGCGCACGGACTCGGGCATTCACCGCGCTGCCGACCTCCAGGGTAAGCACATGGCCTGGGTAGATGCTTCGAGCGCTTCGGGCTACGTGGTGCCATACGCATGGCTGGCCGCCAACGGCCCGCCGCCCGCAAAGCTCTTCTCGCAGCAGAGCTTCGCGAAGACTCATCGCGCCGCCGTCCACGCGGTACTGAGCGGCACCGCGGACGCTGGTGCCACCTTCGCGGTCTTCGCCGCGGGATCGCGCCAAGGAGTCAAGGCCGGCTGGGCGGAGCTTGCCCCTGGAAGCGGAGACGACCTCACACTCGTGGCGAACTGCGGGAGCGTTCCGGCGGATTGCATTAGCGTGGCCAGCCGCCTGAGCCCGGCGCAACGCCAGCTCGTGGCCGAGACCTTCGTGGGTCTCGAGGCGAGCGACGCTGCAGTGTTTCGGGCTGCCTTGGGCGCGGAGGGATATGAGCTGCCACCGCGCGACTATGAGCGGCGGCTCGACCGGTTACGGTTCGAGGCGGAGAGCGTCATGTTGCTCACCCGGGGTTAG
- a CDS encoding VOC family protein — MADLNGTINHVALTVSDLDAAMKFYTPLLEALGYTVGPVMPYGGSRLTVNVHESHGTAVNLWQASKQHAFEIYEPGLHHLAFNVSSKHAVDDICRLVAGLGATILDGPGEFPFAHQGYYAVYFLGPDGVKIEVVFMAGLAAAVSAGKAGSA, encoded by the coding sequence ATGGCGGATCTAAACGGCACCATCAATCATGTAGCGCTGACAGTCAGCGACCTCGACGCTGCGATGAAGTTCTACACGCCCTTGCTCGAGGCGCTCGGCTACACGGTAGGCCCTGTCATGCCCTATGGTGGTTCTCGGTTGACCGTCAACGTACACGAGAGCCATGGAACGGCCGTGAACCTTTGGCAGGCATCCAAACAACATGCTTTCGAGATCTATGAGCCGGGGCTGCACCACTTGGCGTTCAACGTTTCGTCCAAACATGCGGTGGACGACATCTGCCGACTCGTCGCAGGCCTCGGGGCAACCATCCTCGACGGCCCTGGCGAGTTCCCCTTCGCTCATCAGGGCTACTACGCCGTCTACTTTCTGGGCCCAGACGGCGTGAAGATCGAGGTGGTGTTCATGGCGGGGCTGGCTGCGGCGGTCTCGGCTGGAAAGGCAGGCAGCGCCTAG
- a CDS encoding serine/threonine-protein kinase, which translates to MTPERWAEVTRIFGLAIDAEPAERLAVVNAECGGDAELRREVLELLESDAQSGDMLLGLSAAMRDAIATARPATAPGLPIAPGDVLAGRYRVDRVLGAGGMGVVVEATHLGLQERVAIKLLRSNVAANPKLRERFLQEARAVASVKNRHIVRVRDIDIAEDGTPFMVMDLLSGVDLAAVLVQRGRLPIPEATRLILQACEALAVTHGAGLVHRDLKPANLFLEQSDGGAPTLKLLDFGVSKQTLLVEALTKSGDVMGTPAYMSPEQLSSSRDVDGRSDIWSLGVVLYELISGRCPFEGRSDGNLYLNILQRDPAPISELTVPPELELVLRRCLAKDRSQRYATVADLAVELAPFAGSSGFAQAARVARTVGVAAARASQPPIEAALEQLRTTTAAPHTVRSALGATLPMNAELEATQPMPATSPLLGRTMPMHVEAPLPDAVRPPRSDRSRLAFAVIVASLIVAVLTGLAFAASTRRVPAASASSADAAASRSSLPASSAK; encoded by the coding sequence GTGACGCCTGAGCGCTGGGCCGAGGTCACTCGCATCTTTGGGCTGGCCATCGATGCCGAGCCCGCGGAGCGACTGGCCGTGGTGAACGCCGAGTGCGGTGGTGACGCCGAACTGAGGCGGGAGGTGCTGGAGTTGCTGGAGTCCGACGCGCAGTCTGGCGACATGTTGCTGGGCTTGAGCGCCGCGATGCGCGACGCGATCGCGACGGCCAGACCTGCTACGGCGCCGGGGCTGCCGATTGCACCGGGTGACGTGTTGGCGGGGCGCTATCGCGTGGACCGCGTTCTGGGCGCGGGCGGCATGGGCGTCGTCGTGGAAGCGACGCACCTCGGACTGCAGGAGCGCGTAGCGATCAAGTTGCTGCGAAGCAACGTCGCTGCCAACCCCAAGCTCCGGGAGCGGTTCCTGCAGGAAGCGCGTGCCGTCGCCAGCGTCAAGAACCGCCACATCGTGCGCGTGCGCGACATCGACATCGCCGAGGACGGCACGCCGTTCATGGTCATGGACCTGCTGAGCGGAGTCGATCTGGCAGCGGTGCTGGTTCAGCGTGGGCGCCTCCCCATCCCTGAAGCGACCAGACTGATCCTGCAGGCCTGCGAAGCACTGGCCGTCACTCATGGCGCTGGGCTGGTGCACCGCGACCTCAAGCCGGCGAACCTCTTCTTGGAGCAGAGCGACGGTGGCGCACCCACTCTCAAGCTGCTCGACTTTGGCGTGTCGAAGCAGACCCTCCTCGTCGAGGCACTGACCAAGTCCGGCGACGTGATGGGAACACCAGCATACATGTCGCCCGAGCAGCTCAGTTCTTCGCGCGACGTCGACGGCCGAAGCGACATTTGGTCGCTAGGGGTCGTGCTCTACGAGTTGATCAGCGGGCGCTGTCCCTTTGAGGGTCGCTCCGACGGCAATCTGTACTTGAACATCCTGCAGCGCGACCCTGCGCCCATCTCCGAGCTGACGGTGCCACCGGAGCTGGAACTCGTGCTGCGTCGCTGCTTGGCGAAGGACCGCTCCCAGCGCTACGCGACTGTGGCTGATTTGGCCGTCGAGCTGGCCCCCTTCGCAGGCAGCAGCGGGTTCGCTCAGGCGGCGCGGGTCGCACGCACCGTTGGCGTTGCAGCTGCCAGGGCCAGCCAGCCACCCATCGAAGCCGCACTCGAGCAACTGCGCACCACGACCGCGGCCCCCCACACCGTGCGTTCGGCCTTGGGCGCAACGCTGCCCATGAATGCCGAACTGGAGGCTACCCAGCCGATGCCCGCGACATCGCCGCTTCTGGGAAGGACGATGCCGATGCACGTGGAAGCGCCGCTGCCCGACGCGGTGCGCCCTCCGCGCAGCGACCGGAGTCGCCTGGCCTTTGCAGTCATCGTTGCTTCGCTGATCGTCGCCGTACTCACGGGCTTGGCTTTTGCTGCGTCGACCAGGCGCGTACCGGCCGCGAGTGCTTCGTCAGCCGACGCGGCAGCAAGCAGGTCGTCACTCCCTGCATCCTCCGCCAAATGA
- a CDS encoding ECF-type sigma factor — protein MATSDVTVLLGRVAEGDASARDSLLETVYAHLYGIARHHMAAERAGHTLSATALVHDAFLALVRPDGAPFNDRAHFLAAASLAMRRILVSHARRRAAEKRGLDPRRVTLGDEHGGEEPLSVEDLLALDAALSKLSGLNERQAKVIVFRAFGAMTDAEIATNLEVSVPTVRRDYRLATAWLRRELG, from the coding sequence ATGGCCACCTCCGACGTGACCGTCTTGCTGGGCCGCGTCGCCGAGGGTGATGCCAGCGCGCGCGATTCCCTGCTCGAAACCGTGTACGCGCATTTGTATGGAATCGCGCGCCACCACATGGCAGCCGAGCGCGCTGGACACACCTTGAGCGCCACGGCTCTGGTCCACGACGCTTTCCTAGCTCTCGTGCGGCCGGACGGTGCGCCTTTCAACGATCGAGCCCACTTCCTGGCCGCAGCGTCCCTGGCAATGAGGCGAATCTTGGTCAGCCACGCGCGCAGGCGCGCCGCGGAGAAGCGCGGCCTGGACCCACGCAGGGTCACCCTCGGCGACGAACACGGCGGAGAAGAGCCGCTCTCGGTCGAAGATCTACTTGCGCTCGATGCCGCACTGTCCAAGCTTTCGGGTTTGAACGAGCGGCAGGCGAAGGTGATCGTCTTTCGCGCCTTTGGCGCCATGACCGATGCGGAGATTGCCACGAACCTCGAGGTGAGCGTGCCCACGGTGCGTCGGGACTACCGCTTGGCGACTGCGTGGTTGCGCCGCGAGCTTGGATGA
- a CDS encoding VWA domain-containing protein — protein MRHIGTLAGSVLFVAFAAAVACSSSPSESPSGSSQSLQLYPAPPGLCEGDGLQKECATPGGCQGTGGGNEYSGSGGSLGSAGGIGVGGFGAGGPGAGGSGAIGSGVGGSGGGTADAGIGGAVGAGGDAGCAADPDGGPSSCDGGGSGSGAGGSAEASVDGSAEASVDGMAAPQDQNTSSQNISHPQAAPACDALASDKPATLYQSADDSNSTASPVIARRLIRSGKRVPASIIRTWEFLNYYEFRFEPAPAGQVRIVPQLSSCPKGGELSLQVALQAERRSPDARRALNLTFVLDTSGSMGNFVGSDVDAPIGLERTAVLEIAGQLRAGDIVSIVTWNTTQNQLLSGHVVSGPNDPELVNIAQGLTANGGTDLHAGLVSGYALAKKNYSKDKINRVILISDGIANVGITDETLIGEYTDDEEGNEGIYLAGIGVGDGVNDTLMNVVTDVGRGAYIFLDSHDEAHKMLGERFLSVVDLAARSVRLEVELPWYMQVQRFYGEQISTDPTKVRPQHLGPNDAMLFFQVLRACDQRLIRGDDKIRLRVTWETPFDREAREAVIDTTLNALAGNDADLTKAAAITSYAEALVAVANLSSPIQQKARLGAALANVQAAKGSSTDPDLIEIAQLIQRYQSQL, from the coding sequence ATGCGACACATCGGCACACTGGCCGGATCCGTCTTGTTCGTGGCGTTTGCCGCGGCCGTAGCGTGCAGCAGTTCACCTAGCGAGAGCCCCTCGGGCAGCAGTCAGTCGCTCCAACTGTACCCAGCGCCACCCGGACTGTGCGAGGGCGATGGCCTGCAGAAGGAGTGCGCTACTCCTGGGGGCTGTCAGGGAACTGGGGGCGGCAACGAGTACTCTGGTAGTGGCGGATCCCTAGGTAGCGCAGGCGGAATCGGGGTGGGTGGATTCGGCGCGGGTGGACCCGGGGCGGGTGGCTCCGGCGCGATTGGATCCGGAGTGGGCGGCTCTGGCGGCGGCACGGCAGATGCGGGCATCGGCGGCGCCGTGGGAGCTGGGGGCGACGCGGGTTGCGCTGCGGACCCGGATGGGGGCCCGAGTTCTTGCGATGGAGGCGGATCGGGATCTGGAGCGGGCGGCAGTGCTGAAGCCAGCGTCGACGGCAGCGCGGAGGCTAGCGTCGACGGCATGGCTGCGCCCCAAGACCAGAACACCTCAAGCCAGAACATCTCGCATCCGCAAGCCGCGCCCGCGTGCGACGCTCTCGCGAGCGACAAGCCCGCGACGCTCTATCAATCCGCCGACGACTCCAACTCCACTGCGTCGCCAGTGATTGCCCGGCGGCTGATCCGCAGCGGAAAGCGCGTGCCAGCGTCCATCATCCGCACTTGGGAGTTCCTCAACTACTACGAGTTCAGGTTCGAGCCCGCACCCGCCGGGCAGGTGAGAATCGTACCGCAGCTTTCGAGCTGCCCGAAGGGTGGCGAACTCTCGCTTCAAGTCGCTCTGCAGGCGGAGCGTCGGTCTCCCGATGCACGCCGCGCCCTCAATCTGACGTTCGTCCTCGACACCTCGGGTTCGATGGGCAACTTCGTAGGGTCCGATGTAGACGCGCCCATCGGCCTCGAGCGAACTGCGGTGCTCGAGATCGCGGGCCAGTTGCGCGCTGGCGACATCGTGTCGATCGTGACCTGGAATACGACGCAGAACCAGCTCTTGTCCGGCCACGTCGTGAGCGGACCCAACGATCCCGAACTAGTGAACATCGCCCAGGGGCTCACCGCGAACGGAGGCACCGACCTGCACGCAGGACTCGTGAGCGGCTACGCGCTGGCCAAGAAGAACTACTCAAAGGACAAGATCAACCGCGTGATCCTGATCAGCGACGGCATAGCCAATGTGGGGATCACCGACGAGACGCTGATCGGCGAGTACACCGACGACGAGGAGGGGAACGAAGGGATCTACCTCGCAGGCATCGGCGTGGGCGATGGCGTCAACGACACGCTCATGAACGTCGTGACGGACGTCGGCCGCGGTGCGTACATCTTCCTGGACTCCCATGACGAAGCCCACAAGATGCTGGGTGAGCGCTTCCTGTCGGTCGTGGACCTGGCGGCCCGCTCCGTGAGACTCGAGGTCGAGTTGCCGTGGTATATGCAGGTCCAGCGGTTCTACGGGGAGCAGATCTCGACAGATCCCACCAAGGTGCGACCGCAGCACCTTGGACCGAACGACGCGATGCTCTTCTTCCAGGTGCTCCGCGCGTGTGATCAGCGCTTGATTCGCGGCGACGACAAGATCCGTCTGCGAGTCACTTGGGAGACGCCCTTCGACCGCGAGGCCCGAGAGGCGGTCATCGACACGACGCTCAACGCCTTGGCTGGCAATGACGCCGACTTGACCAAGGCCGCAGCCATCACGAGCTACGCTGAAGCACTTGTTGCCGTGGCCAATCTGTCGAGTCCCATTCAGCAAAAGGCGAGGCTCGGTGCCGCCTTGGCCAACGTGCAGGCGGCCAAGGGCTCGAGCACCGATCCCGATCTGATCGAGATCGCGCAGCTCATCCAGCGCTACCAATCACAGCTTTGA